One window of the Prinia subflava isolate CZ2003 ecotype Zambia chromosome 1, Cam_Psub_1.2, whole genome shotgun sequence genome contains the following:
- the HIGD1A gene encoding HIG1 domain family member 1A, mitochondrial isoform X1 → MWAVGTWGRRPECGEATMSPSQEPIFPEYETETSQTSKLIRKFKETPLVPIGMGGFAAVVAYGLYKLKHRGDMKMSLHLIHMRVAAQGFVVGALTCGVLYSIFRDHVGKPKE, encoded by the exons ATGTGGGCTGTGGGGACGTGGGGCAGAAGGCCGGAGTGCGGTGAAG CCACCATGTCACCCAGCCAGGAACCCATTTTCCCTGAGTATGAGACAGAGACCAGCCAGACCTCGAAGCTGATCAGAAAATTTAAGGAGACACCACTCGTGCCCATCG GGATGGGTGGCTTCGCTGCCGTGGTCGCCTATGGGCTCTACAAGCTGAAGCACAGAGGTGACATGAAAATGTCCCTTCACCTGATCCACATGCGCGTGGCAGCCCAGGGCTTCGTTGTGGGGGCCCTGACGTGTG GCGTGTTGTATTCCATTTTCCGGGATCACGTGGGGAAGCCCAAGGAATAG
- the HIGD1A gene encoding HIG1 domain family member 1A, mitochondrial isoform X2 yields MSPSQEPIFPEYETETSQTSKLIRKFKETPLVPIGMGGFAAVVAYGLYKLKHRGDMKMSLHLIHMRVAAQGFVVGALTCGVLYSIFRDHVGKPKE; encoded by the exons ATGTCACCCAGCCAGGAACCCATTTTCCCTGAGTATGAGACAGAGACCAGCCAGACCTCGAAGCTGATCAGAAAATTTAAGGAGACACCACTCGTGCCCATCG GGATGGGTGGCTTCGCTGCCGTGGTCGCCTATGGGCTCTACAAGCTGAAGCACAGAGGTGACATGAAAATGTCCCTTCACCTGATCCACATGCGCGTGGCAGCCCAGGGCTTCGTTGTGGGGGCCCTGACGTGTG GCGTGTTGTATTCCATTTTCCGGGATCACGTGGGGAAGCCCAAGGAATAG
- the ACKR2 gene encoding atypical chemokine receptor 2 isoform X2 has protein sequence METEEAPLPGTAWNGYLSNFSHGTSAGTHRSNKTSGVTAATTDTWQDAANSSEYPYEYLDEEDYGLYGLCTKEEVLSFSRVFLPSFYTVIFLVGMAGNALLFTVLLIYIKKKKKMTELYLLNLVVSDFFLLLTLPFWALYISQWVTWDILCPFLNAMYTLNFYSGIFFVSSMSLDMYLQIVHACSPHSSTVWRNSIRVLLVMWLLSIALSIPDGLFTSTRQIHNKTIMCTQDYGQEHLFWKVVFRVIQNVLGFLFPFLFMTFCYSRIACVLNTSQIPGSRRALCLVLTLVGVFFVLWCPYNVVLILHSLQDVGVIRSCESSRKLDYALQITESLSFVHCCLNPLLYAFVKKRFRAYLWKIPQAIFRRGTFFPIQDSQTSPSCSRYAAEIEMLSITNA, from the exons ATGGAAACAGAAGAAGCTCCT ctgccTGGAACTGCCTGGAATGGGTATTTAAGCAACTTCAGTCATGGGACCTCAGCAGGCAC CCACCGGTCAAACAAAACCTCAGGAGTGACAGCAGCAACCACAGACACGTGGCAGGACGCTGCCAATTCGAGTGAGTACCCGTACGAGTACCTGGATGAGGAGGACTATGGGCTCTATGGCCTCTGCACCAAAGAGGAGGTGCTCTCCTTCAGCAGGGTGTTCTTGCCATCATTTTACACCGTGATCTTCCTGGTTGGAATGGCTGGGAATGCCCTCCTGTTTACCGTCCTCCTCATTTACatcaagaagaagaagaagatgaCCGAGCTGTATCTGCTGAACCTGGTGGTTTCAGACTTCTTCCTGCTACTGACCCTTCCTTTCTGGGCTCTGTACATTTCTCAGTGGGTCACCTGGGACATCTTGTGCCCATTCTTGAACGCCATGTACACTCTGAACTTCTACAGTGGCATCTTCTTTGTGAGCTCCATGAGCCTGGACATGTATCTGCAGATAGTTCATGCTTGCTCTCCTCACAGCTCCACAGTGTGGAGGAATTCCATCCGCGTCTTGTTGGTGATGTGGCTCCTTTCCATAGCTCTCTCCATTCCTGATGGCCTCTTCACCAGCACAAGGCAAATTCACAACAAAACCATCATGTGCACCCAGGATTATGGCCAGGAGCACTTATTTTGGAAAGTTGTCTTTCGGGTGATTCAAAATGTCCTgggatttcttttccccttcctcttcatGACGTTCTGCTACTCCCGCATCGCGTGTGTCCTCAACACCTCACAGATACctggctccaggagagctctcTGCTTAGTCCTTACTCTGGTGGGGGTCTTCTTTGTGCTGTGGTGTCCTTACAACGTTGTGCTCATCCTCCACTCCCTGCAGGATGTCGGTGTGATCAGGAGCTGTGAAAGCAGTAGGAAACTGGACTATGCCCTACAGATCACGGAGAGCTTGTCCTTTGTCCACTGCTGTCTCAACCCCTTGCTCTATGCTTTTGTGAAGAAAAGGTTCAGGGCATATTTGTGGAAGATCCCTCAGGCCATTTTCAGGAGAGGCACTTTCTTTCCCATCCAGGACTCCCAGACGAGCCCATCTTGCAGCAGATACGCAGCTGAGATAGAAATGTTGAGCATCACAAATGCATAA
- the ACKR2 gene encoding atypical chemokine receptor 2 isoform X1, whose protein sequence is MGSHRSNKTSGVTAATTDTWQDAANSSEYPYEYLDEEDYGLYGLCTKEEVLSFSRVFLPSFYTVIFLVGMAGNALLFTVLLIYIKKKKKMTELYLLNLVVSDFFLLLTLPFWALYISQWVTWDILCPFLNAMYTLNFYSGIFFVSSMSLDMYLQIVHACSPHSSTVWRNSIRVLLVMWLLSIALSIPDGLFTSTRQIHNKTIMCTQDYGQEHLFWKVVFRVIQNVLGFLFPFLFMTFCYSRIACVLNTSQIPGSRRALCLVLTLVGVFFVLWCPYNVVLILHSLQDVGVIRSCESSRKLDYALQITESLSFVHCCLNPLLYAFVKKRFRAYLWKIPQAIFRRGTFFPIQDSQTSPSCSRYAAEIEMLSITNA, encoded by the exons ATGG GCAGCCACCGGTCAAACAAAACCTCAGGAGTGACAGCAGCAACCACAGACACGTGGCAGGACGCTGCCAATTCGAGTGAGTACCCGTACGAGTACCTGGATGAGGAGGACTATGGGCTCTATGGCCTCTGCACCAAAGAGGAGGTGCTCTCCTTCAGCAGGGTGTTCTTGCCATCATTTTACACCGTGATCTTCCTGGTTGGAATGGCTGGGAATGCCCTCCTGTTTACCGTCCTCCTCATTTACatcaagaagaagaagaagatgaCCGAGCTGTATCTGCTGAACCTGGTGGTTTCAGACTTCTTCCTGCTACTGACCCTTCCTTTCTGGGCTCTGTACATTTCTCAGTGGGTCACCTGGGACATCTTGTGCCCATTCTTGAACGCCATGTACACTCTGAACTTCTACAGTGGCATCTTCTTTGTGAGCTCCATGAGCCTGGACATGTATCTGCAGATAGTTCATGCTTGCTCTCCTCACAGCTCCACAGTGTGGAGGAATTCCATCCGCGTCTTGTTGGTGATGTGGCTCCTTTCCATAGCTCTCTCCATTCCTGATGGCCTCTTCACCAGCACAAGGCAAATTCACAACAAAACCATCATGTGCACCCAGGATTATGGCCAGGAGCACTTATTTTGGAAAGTTGTCTTTCGGGTGATTCAAAATGTCCTgggatttcttttccccttcctcttcatGACGTTCTGCTACTCCCGCATCGCGTGTGTCCTCAACACCTCACAGATACctggctccaggagagctctcTGCTTAGTCCTTACTCTGGTGGGGGTCTTCTTTGTGCTGTGGTGTCCTTACAACGTTGTGCTCATCCTCCACTCCCTGCAGGATGTCGGTGTGATCAGGAGCTGTGAAAGCAGTAGGAAACTGGACTATGCCCTACAGATCACGGAGAGCTTGTCCTTTGTCCACTGCTGTCTCAACCCCTTGCTCTATGCTTTTGTGAAGAAAAGGTTCAGGGCATATTTGTGGAAGATCCCTCAGGCCATTTTCAGGAGAGGCACTTTCTTTCCCATCCAGGACTCCCAGACGAGCCCATCTTGCAGCAGATACGCAGCTGAGATAGAAATGTTGAGCATCACAAATGCATAA
- the LOC134560784 gene encoding 7-alpha-hydroxycholest-4-en-3-one 12-alpha-hydroxylase, which translates to MELWVILLCTLVSSLLGGLYVLGAFRRRRPNEPPLDKGTIPWLGYLLEFRRDSSEFLKRMQRKHGDIFTVLIGGYYFTFVMDPFCFGTIVKESRSKLDFRTNAVQLVVRVFGYKPTESTTNIVHAASLKHLMGDGLTVLTQATMESFRKLLLFNLSSGERRVWQEENLFHYCYNIVFRAGYLALYGTEPPRGAGNKDKAEEQDRLHSNQLFQEFRKYDRLFPHLASALLPPKDKREAERLKRHFWNVLSVKKVWQKDNISGWISDQDQLLAESGVPEHMRDRFMFVLLWASQGNTGPTAFWLLLYLLKHPEALKAVREEVDKVSRESGQEVKAGSPPVTVTRDMLNQTPLLDSALEETLRLVAAPILVRAVLEDTSLRTSSGTEFTLRKGDRVALFPHMSLQMNPEIHEEPHKFKYDRFVNPDGTRKDFYRNGKKLKFVSMPWGAGVSTCPGRFFATAEMKLFVFLMLSHFDLELVNEEEEIPAIDISRWGFGTMQPVHDVRFRYRPRV; encoded by the coding sequence ATGGAGCTCTGGGTGATTCTCCTCTGCACCTTGGTGTCATCGCTGCTCGGTGGGCTCTATGTCCTGGGTGCGTTTCGGAGACGGAGACCTAATGAGCCGCCCTTGGACAAAGGTACCATTCCCTGGCTGGGCTATCTGCTGGAATTCAGAAGGGACAGCTCAGAGTTTCTCAAAAGGATGCAGAGGAAACACGGGGATATTTTCACGGTGCTGATCGGTGGCTATTACTTCACCTTTGTGATGGATCCCTTCTGTTTTGGCACCATTGTGAAGGAATCACGGTCTAAACTGGACTTTAGGACTAATGCAGTTCAGCTGGTCGTGCGGGTTTTTGGCTACAAGCCCACTGAATCCACTACTAACATCGTTCATGCAGCAAGCCTAAAGCACCTGATGGGAGATGGCCTCACTGTCCTCACACAAGCCACCATGGAGAGCTTTCggaagctgctgcttttcaacCTGAGCTCAGGAGAGAGGAGGGTGTGGCAGGAGGAAAACCTCTTCCACTACTGCTACAACATTGTCTTCAGAGCTGGGTATCTGGCTCTGTATGGCACCGAGCCACCCCGAGGGGCAGGGAACAAGGACAAAGCTGAAGAGCAGGATCGCCTCCACTCCAACCAGCTCTTCCAGGAGTTTCGAAAGTACGACCGCCTCTTCCCTCACCTGGCCTCTGCTCTGTTGCCTCCCAAGGACAAGAGAGAAGCTGAGCGGCTGAAGAGGCACTTCTGGAACGTGCTGTCTGTGAAGAAGGTCTGGCAGAAGGATAATATCAGTGGCTGGATAAGTGATCAAGACCAACTTCTGGCAGAAAGTGGTGTCCCCGAGCACATGCGGGATCGTTTCATGTTCGTGCTCCTCTGGGCATCCCAAGGCAACACGGGCCCAACTGCCTTCTGGCTCCTCCTGTATCTGCTGAAACATCCAGAGGCTCTGAAGGCTGTGAGAGAGGAGGTGGATAAGGTCTCGAGGGAGAGTGGGCAGGAAGTAAAGGCAGGGAGCCCCCCAGTTACTGTCACTAGGGACATGCTGAACCAGACTCCTCTGCTGGACAGTGCCCTGGAGGAGACCCTGAGGCTGGTGGCGGCCCCAATACTGGTCAGAGCCGTCCTCGAGGACACCAGCCTGAGGACAAGCAGTGGGACAGAGTTCACCCTCCGCAAGGGGGACAGGGTGGCTCTGTTCCCACACATGTCCCTGCAGATGAACCCAGAAATTCATGAGGAGCCTCACAAATTTAAGTACGACCGTTTCGTAAACCCAGATGGCACCAGGAAAGATTTCTACAGAAACGGGAAGAAGCTGAAATTTGTCAGCATGCCTTGGGGGGCAGGAGTTTCCACCTGTCCCGGGCGGTTCTTTGCTACTGCTGAAATGAAACTGTTTGTGTTCTTGATGCTGAGTCACTTTGACCTGGAGCTGGTcaatgaggaggaggagatccCAGCCATAGACATCAGCCGCTGGGGGTTCGGGACGATGCAGCCTGTCCACGACGTTCGGTTCAGATACCGGCCACGTGTTTAA